GTCAATTACGTGAAAAGAGTGTCGGTTATCGCGCTCAATTAACATTAAGTATCGGTGTTGGTGAAGGTACTGAAAACCTAATAGATTTAGGTGAATTGTCTCAATCTGGATTAGACCTAGCATTAGGACGTGGTGGCGACCAAGTTGCTATTAAGAGTATTAATGGCAATGTCCGTTTCTACGGTGGTAAGACTGACCCGATGGAGAAACGTACGCGTGTAAGAGCGCGTGTTATCTCACATGCATTAAAAGATATCCTTGCAGAAGGTGACAAAGTCATTATTATGGGACATAAACGTCCCGACTTAGATGCAATCGGTGCAGCAATTGGCGTATCTCGATTTGCGATGATGAATAATTTAGAAGCGTACATCGTATTAAATGAGTCGGATATTGATCCAACATTACGACGTGTTATGAACGAAATTGATAAAAAGCCAGAGTTAAGAGAGCGATTTATTACATCAGATGATGCTTGGGACATGATGACATCTAAGACAACGGTAGTGATTGTTGATACACATAAACCGGAGCTTGTTTTAGATGAAAATGTCTTAAATAAAGCGAACCGTAAAGTCGTTATTGATCATCATAGACGTGGAGAAAGCTTTATTTCTAATCCGTTGTTGGTCTATATGGAACCATATGCAAGTTCAACAGCTGAACTTGTAACAGAATTACTGGAATATCAACCAACAGAGCAACGTTTAACACGTCTTGAATCAACTGTAATGTATGCAGGTATCATTGTAGATACAAGAAACTTCACATTACGAACAGGTTCAAGAACGTTTGATGCAGCAAGTTATTTACGTGCTCATGGGGCAGATACGATTTTAACCCAACATTTCTTAAAGGATGATGTGGATACGTACATTAATCGATCTGAACTTATTCGAACAGTGAAAGTTGAAGATAATGGTATAGCCATTGCCCATGGTTCAGAAGATAAAATTTATCATCCAGTAACAGTTGCGCAAGCGGCAGATGAACTGTTAAGTTTAGAAGGTATAGAAGCATCGTATGTTGTTGCGAGACGTGAAGATAATTTGATAGGTATATCAGCACGCTCACTCGGTTCAGTAAATGTCCAGTTAACAATGGAAGCACTTGGTGGCGGTGGGCATTTAACTAATGCTGCAACACAACTTAAAGGTGTTACAGTTGAACAAGCGATAGCACAATTACAACAAGCAATTACAGAACAATTAAGTAGGAGTGAAGATGCATGAAAGTAATTTTTACACAAGACGTTAAAGGTAAAGGTAAAAAAGGTGAAGTTAAAGAAGTACCAGTAGGTTATGCAAATAACTTCTTATTGAAAAAGAATTATGCTGTCGAAGCAACACCAGGTAACCTTAAACAATTAGAGTTACAGAGAAAACGTGCAAAAGAAGAAAGACAACAAGAAATTGAAGATGCTAAAGCATTAAAAGAAACATTATCAAATATCGAAGTTGAAGTATCAGCTAAAACTGGTGAAGGCGGTAAGTTGTTTGGATCAGTAAGTACGAAACAAATTGCTGAAGCATTAAAAGCACAACACGATATTAAAATCGACAAACGTAAAATGGATTTACCAAACGGAATCCATTCATTAGGATATACGAATGTACCAGTTAAATTGGATAAAGAAGTTGAAGGTACAATTCGCGTACACACAGTTGAACAATAA
This is a stretch of genomic DNA from Staphylococcus roterodami. It encodes these proteins:
- the gdpP gene encoding cyclic-di-AMP phosphodiesterase GdpP, whose translation is MNRQSTKKALLIPFLIMIITAIVLMGVWFIFNSLIALIASIVLVVMIIVSVILFRQALMKMDNYVDDLSAQISTTNNKAIKHLPIGIIVLDENDHIEWVNQFMTDHMEANVISESVNEVFPNILKQLDRVKSVEIEYNQYHFQVRYSEHDHCLYFFDITEQVQTNELYENSKPIIATLFLDNYDEITQNMNDTQRSEINSMVTRVISRWATEYNIFFKRYSSDQFVAYLNQKILADLEESKFDILSQLREKSVGYRAQLTLSIGVGEGTENLIDLGELSQSGLDLALGRGGDQVAIKSINGNVRFYGGKTDPMEKRTRVRARVISHALKDILAEGDKVIIMGHKRPDLDAIGAAIGVSRFAMMNNLEAYIVLNESDIDPTLRRVMNEIDKKPELRERFITSDDAWDMMTSKTTVVIVDTHKPELVLDENVLNKANRKVVIDHHRRGESFISNPLLVYMEPYASSTAELVTELLEYQPTEQRLTRLESTVMYAGIIVDTRNFTLRTGSRTFDAASYLRAHGADTILTQHFLKDDVDTYINRSELIRTVKVEDNGIAIAHGSEDKIYHPVTVAQAADELLSLEGIEASYVVARREDNLIGISARSLGSVNVQLTMEALGGGGHLTNAATQLKGVTVEQAIAQLQQAITEQLSRSEDA
- the rplI gene encoding 50S ribosomal protein L9, with the translated sequence MKVIFTQDVKGKGKKGEVKEVPVGYANNFLLKKNYAVEATPGNLKQLELQRKRAKEERQQEIEDAKALKETLSNIEVEVSAKTGEGGKLFGSVSTKQIAEALKAQHDIKIDKRKMDLPNGIHSLGYTNVPVKLDKEVEGTIRVHTVEQ